Genomic segment of Paenibacillaceae bacterium GAS479:
GTCTCGACTTCGGTCGTTGAGCCAAGCGCGAACACCTGATCCGCCTCGTCCACTACAACTATTGTGGCTTGACTCAGCTTCAGCTTTTTGGACTTAACCAGCTCGTTCAGCCTGCCTGGCGTGCCAATAACGAGCTGCGGGTTAAGCTTGAGCTTCTCGAGCTGCCGCTTAACGGCCGCTCCGCCGATCAGCTGTTGCGTCCGGATTCCTAGCGGCTCTCCGTATTCCTGAGCGACTCGCACGAGCTGCATCGCGAGCTCTTGGGTCGGCGACAGGATGATAGCCTGAATCGATTTGCTCTGAGGGTCCAGACGTTGCAGCAACGGCAGCAAATAGGCCAGCGTTTTGCCGGTCCCTGTCTGGGAACCTGCTGATATATCCTTTCCACTCAGCAGCGGCGGGATGGCCTGCTCCTGAATAGGGGTCGGTTCTCCGATCCCGTTCTCCGCGAATCGTTCGCAAGCTGCCTCGGACAAACCGAGAGATTTCCAGCTTTCAAGTGACATGAATAAACTTCTCCTTCAATCCTGCTATTTTTTGTTGAGCATTGGTCCAGCGATACGATCCGTAATTCCCGGGAATAGCTGATAAATCTTAGTGCCGAAGGCTAGAGGCCACGGAATATTGATCTCAGCACGCGGCCGTTCGACCACCCCGGCGATCCGCTTGGCTACTTTTTCCGGTTTCATCATGAGCGAGCTAATATTCCGTGTATAATTGCCTTCTGGATCAGCCTGAGCAAAAAAGGGCGTATCAATCGGCCCTGGATTGACTGCCGATACATAAATACCGCTGCCGGACAGCTCCTGGCGAAGCGCATTGGTCATCCCAAGCACGGCATGTTTGCTTGCAGAATACCCGCTTGACTTAGCGGTCGCCATCTTGCCTGCAATCGAAGCAACATTGATGATATGACCGCTGCGCCGCTCGCGCATGTCAGGGAGAACCGCCTTGATACAACGAACCATGCCCAAGTAATTGGTATCCATCATCGCCTTAAAATCCTCCACCGGAGAATCTTCGAACTTCTTGAAAAATCCGAAACCAGCGTTATTGATCAGAACGTCGACATGGCCGAACTCCTCGCGAATGCTCTTAAACGTCGATGCTACCGATTCATCATCCGTTACATCCAGCTGTCTTACTCCGCAACGGGTAGGAATTTTTTGGGCGGCGTCGCGCAGCCTTTCCTCATTCCGTCCGCAGAGCACAGGTACTGCTCCAGCCTTCGCAAGATGGTACGCTACCAGTGATCCAATGCCGCTTGAAGCTCCTGTTATGACTACAACCTTGTTTATTTCCATCATAAGTCACCCTGCCCGCTTCTGTTTTTCATTAGAAACCACCTGAACCAAGTTTACTTTATCCGCCGCTTCATAGCAAAAACTCGAATCCAGATGATTTCTAATGATTCCTAGATGATTCCTCGACAACTCTTTAATCATACCTGCATGCCTGCCAACCCTATTTTGGCGATGTTCCATACGAAAAAAAGCTCCCCGAGGGAGCTTTGTCCTTGTTACGATGCCAATAGAACCTGTATATCCATCTGGCCGATCCCATCTATGATTACAGGCACGGTAATCGCTTTACGCGCCTCAAGCAACTGTATCTGATATTCTTGCAGAAGCGCTGGCGGCGTAATGTCTACATGAACGCCCTGGTTGGACAGCCTCGTGCTGGCATTGCCGCTGATCATATTGCTGAGCTCGGAGATCGCGCTCTTCCCCATCTCATCGAGAACTGAAATCTCGAAGCCACCCATCATAGCCGACACGATTTTGAGTGCCGAATCTTCGCTCAACCCAAACACGATTTCTCCATTGACCTGACCGATCAGCTGAATTTGAATCCAAATAAATCCTGTTTGACCTCGTAGCTCCTTGAGACCTACAGGTCCCGTCTGCGGCTTAATTTGTACGACCTGCTCTAGTACCATAACCGCAGATTCCAGGAAAGGATTGATAAATTCAGCTTTCATCAGCGCCATTTCGCTCCTTATCGATCGAGTTTAACACACTTATGTATAGGAGCTATTATACTAAATAACCCAGGACAAGTATACCAATAGTTGCATATACACTACTAAAGACCTACATTGTCAACCCTATTTTGGATCTAATTTTGGAACTGGGGGAATCGCTAATGTGCAGGCATTCAGCCCGTATTTACTTGTGGCACAAGGTGCTTGAAGACCTGGGTGAGCTTCGACTGATCTCGGAAATCCAAAAGGAAACGTTGTTTTACCTCGGTTGCCAAGGAGTAGACTATTTGCTCTATCACCGCTTTTGGGTTTTCAGTGGGACATTCTCCGCTGAACAAGCTGGGAGATTGCCTACGCAGCGAGCTGAACGGCGAGCAGGTAATGGAACTGCTGGATGCGTTCGCTGGCAGGCAGATCGGCTACGATAATGCGGATGATGCAATTGTATATGCTGCCGGATTTGTCCTTTAGTATACGATGGACAAGCTTTTTAGCGACGATGATTTGCCGCCGCCATCAGGATCTGACTTCAGCTTGAAATACAGCTTGCCTGATCCCATTCTGGACGGCATGGACAATATAACTGCTATTTATTATCCCATTCTCGCCCCCGCAATTAGCCGCGAGGATTGGAACAACAGTCTAAAGCATATGGCTCTGGCCCATAAGCTGGCGTCTAGAAGTCCCTTTTGCATCGAGTTCTGATGAAAAACAGACATTGTTCCGACGATAAGCCCGCTTCTCTAATGGAGGAACATCCTTCCTCCCTACTCTCAAGCAGCGCAAATGAGTCTGAAAGCTCCACCTCGGACGGGGAAGAACACTACGATGAGCAACTAATACTGTCAGAAGCTGCTCATCTGCTCTATGCAATCCTACGCTGGCTACGTGCCTCCTGCCTGCGATCCGATGTGTTGAAGGAGCCAGTCGTCTGCCTGGAAACAGCCGCTGCATCTGCTCACTGCGACTCATCATCAGCTACCGGCTAGGCTACACTACATAGCCTCCTGGTTATCCGCAGTCCCCTCCCTCCGACTACGCATACGGACGAGACGGAGACGATCATAAATCAGTTCTACCTTCATCCCGGCAACAGGCTCCGTACCATAAACCTTTTGCAGGATTGGCTTAAGATACTTGTCCCCATCACTCCTCATTGCTTCACGAATGCGCAGCAACTCCTCTTGCGGCACTCCTTCCAGCTCTCTTGCAATTAGCGGCTCCAGATCATACCCCTCCTGATCCAACTGCTCAATCCGCTCCATCAATTCACGCCTCGCCAAGCCTGTATCGGCCTGTAGCTGCTCAAGCGTTTTTTCCGACTGTATGCCTTCCAAAATCATGCGGCTAGACTGTTGGCGGTCCAAGCGATTTTTATACTTGTTTTCTTTCTGTTTGTACAGCCACTGAATATAGGCTTTAGGATCAAGCGACTCCTGCACCCAGTCGAGCGGAAAGGCCCTTGGCTGTAGAACTCCTACGGTAATAGCCAACACCTCTGCGCTATAGCTGGCACTCTTGCCAGGTCCCCATCCGGGAATTTGCGAGAGTTCTTCCGCCGTTTGAGGCACGAAGGCGCTAATCATCATCAGAGTTCGATTCGTCGCGACCAGAAACGCCGACTTTTTGTCCGTAGAAGCTTTGACACGGCGCCAGTCGCGCAACGACTCGTAGAGAGCAGTATCCCCATGGAGCTCTCCATAACATTGAAGCAGGCTTACGAAGCCTCCATTTCCCACCGGGCGCTCGTCCAACATACCGTCAATTAGCGGAGTAAAGCCCTCTCCCATGCGTACTGCCACTCCATGGCGGAATGCATTCATCATTTCCTCCCAGGATGAGCCTTCGTACCACAAATCCGCCGATTCAGAGCTACCATGCCGACTTCCATTCCAAACGACCGACCACATCCCCTGCTGCTCACAAATCGTCAGCTGAGCATTGTCCAGCCTGCCGTCTCCAAGCGGTTTTTCAAATGAATTCAAAAATACGATCTGCATGCTTGTCACACCTCCAGGTTTTAGGCCAGCAAGGAGCTGAACGACAAAAAGCACCTCTCCCGCCTGTGAGCCACAGGCAAGAGAGGTGCTTCCTCTCGATCAATCCTTATCTGGTAACTTTATCCTAGCACAGCATACTCCGCTCCTGCAATTGCAAATTTAATGAGACTGATCCGGCGGGGCAAGCTGCTGATTCCGTGGTATACTTACAGCACTAAGCGGACATAGTCCGCCATCAATTGGTAGCGTATATGGAGGTAACGACAGCATGCAGCTGAAGGATTATGATTTCATGTCGGACTCGACGGAACAAACCTCGACCCGCTTTGTAACTTTTATTACACCTGGTCTCAAACGCTTCGACCTCGCGGTCACAACGACTAACCGCTTTTATGGCAAAAAGCTCGTCACAGATTTACAAGGCGGCCGCACCGCCATTATCGGCCAGGACGATCTCGAAGAAGAGGGTTATCTTGAACATGTGTTCAAGCTCGATGAGGAGGAGGCTTCCGAGTTGGCCGAATTTCTATCGCTCGTCGTCGGCGAAGTGAATTTTACCGACTAAGCAGGTTAAGCTACTACAGCATGCCAAGCTGGGAGCTGCGTGTCCGTTCCCTTTTGAGGAGGTTGCTGTAAGATGTTGAATGAGCAGGAAGATGGCAAGTTTATCGGAAGGCCCGACACCGACGCTGCCACCGAAGAGTCTCGCCAAGAGAAATACACCGATCTATCCACAGTGGAATCCAGTCGAAATGACCTCACCTTCGAGGAATTCCCCGAAGGCCCTTACGGAGCCAGCTTCCACCCGGAAGAGGCGACCAAAGAGACTCCTTGGAGACCCCAGCAGCGACAACCGAACCGTTTTGGCTACGAGAACCGACGCCTGCATGGTGAACAAGAACGTGATTATCCAGGGGATGACCGCAGCGGAGCCGGCAACGGCTCTGTACCGGAAGGGACGCAGCAGGCTTAACACATTAGGTGCAACACAATGGGAATAACTCAACTTAAGCATTGACCTCGACAAAAAGCCGTGCGACCCTTAAATCAAGGGTCGCACGGCTTTTGTTGTTTTCATTCTACCTACTTATCCTTGGCCCTAACCTACAGTAGCTGGCTGCAGGCTAAATCCAGCTGAATAGCGTCAGCACAATGCCGATCAAGAAACCACAAACCGCGCCGTTGACGCGAATCCATTGCAGGTCACTTCCAACCTTGGTCTCCAGCATGTCGACCAGATCCTTGTCATCCAATTTATTCAGATTTTCGCGTACGAGCAATCCAATGCGGTAATGGTTTTTCTCGATAACCTGAACAACCATAGCGGACAAGCGATCCTCCCAATGGCGAACCAGTTCTTCCTCTTTGCTTAGCCTGTCACTGACCGCCCGCACCGCTGCGACGACCAGTTTACCACCCTGTTGTTTGTCTTTCTCCAGCCAATCCAGCAGCTTGCGCTGCAGCTCAAGCGCCTTAGCACTGGCGAATTCACCAACTTCTGGCGCCTCCAGCTTGGAAGCAGCCCATTCCTTGGCCTTGTCCAGGCTCTCTTCATCCTCGGCCAGACCGAGCAGCCTGGAACGGAGTTGCAGCAACAGCTCATCCCGTTGGCGACTGCCCGGAGTTGTCAGATCCTTCACTCCAGACAGAAGCATATGCTGGAGCATGGCGCCCATTTTGTCCTCGTTCATGAAACCGGCAAATGCTTGCACCGCAAATCCCATAAAACCGCCGACTTGCAATTCCTGCAGCTTGCTCTGAGCCATCTCGCCAAGCATTTTGCCAGTAGAGGGCTTGGCAATCCAGTCAACAGCCTGATCTAGAACATAGTCCAGCGCCTTCTCATCCAGTTTCTCCCGAATAAGAGTTGTTGCCACCTTCTCCACTCCTAGCTTCAGGTCAGCCCGGCGGGCATAACCTGCTGCTCCTTGCAGCAATGAGCCTGCCAGCTTGTCCAAAGGCAGTCTTTCCACTACTGCCTGGAGTGCTGTCAGCACTGCTTCCCTGTTGGAGCGCTTAGCCAGCTGTCGAACAATCAATTGCCCTGCGCCCTGGATCAAGTTGAGTTTGCGCAGTCGTGCGCTAATGCTCTCCTTGTTCAGCAACTCGGTTTCCAAAGAGGACACAAGCGAGTTGATGAGCTTCGGCTTGTTTTTGACAATCAGATTGGTGTGGGGAATTTTCAGCCCCAGTGGATGGCGAAACAACGCGGTTACAGCGAACCAGTCGGCGATACCTCCGACCACTCCTGCCTCAAAACCACCCTGCAGCAACTGCAGCGCCAGGCGCTCATCGTTCATAAATGCTGTCGTAACGGCAAACCCTGCTGCCATAACCGCCAGCGAGGCGCCGGCCGCGTATCTGGTTTTCATTGACTTTCCCCCGATTCGGCTTTTAGCTTCTATTTCTGATTATACCCAAAATACAGCAGAATCGAAAATTGCCTAGTTGGCAAACAAGATAAGGCCGCAGCAGGCTGCGGCCTTATCTTGTTAAAATACCTTCGCCGTAATCGGCTGTCACGACCACTCGCAAATCTTAAAACCGGTTCAACTAATGTCGGACTGACATAGTTAGTATCGGATTGCCCCAGCTTTTAGCCAGCTATCGCCAGCTAAGCATCACTCAGCCGACAGCGATCCAGTTCACCGTTCCGCTTGGTGCTGGCCCGAAGCGCGTGCGGACAATGGCCAGTACAGCTCCATCGGCCGACTTGCTGCGGATAATAACGCTGCATGAAGGATGATCACAGGAAGCCGTCAGTGCGTAGGCGGTATTGCCAAAGCTTTCGGGGAAGTGGATAGGAAGCTCTACTTCTCCTGCTGTTTCCTCAAAGTCAAAGGAAACTAGCCCAAACTTAGGCTGAACGGAATTTATCGGCTGTACGATTGGCTGAATTGGATTATTTACCGCTTCGCGCAGCTCCTCTACGCGCATCAGACAGCGGGACTCAAAAGCGGAGAGCTCTGTCGTCAGTCCGTCATACCTGGCCGCAAAGCCCGCTTGCGCCTGCTCTTGACGGGACTGGCTGGCAGCGAGCTCTGCCGCAAGCTCCTCACATCTTGCCTTGAAGCCAGCTTGCGCGTTCAGATGGCGTGCATTCGCTTTTGCTGCTTCGGCTGCCATCTCATCGCATTTTGCTTTGAAGCTTGCTTGAGCGTTCACAAAGCGAGAATTCGTCTCTTCAGATTCGGCTACCACAGCAGCCAACTCGTCGCATCTCGCCTCAAGGCTCGCCTGGGCGAGCAAATATCGGGCATTCGCCTCCGCTGTCTCTGCGGCCAGTTCATTATATCTACCCTCAAGGCTGGCCTGCGCCTGCACATATCGGGCATTCGCCTCCGCCGCCCTGTCCGCCTCAGCGGCCAGCTCATCACATCTCGCCTCAAGGCTCGCTTGCGCCTGCTCCTGGCGCGCAGCAGCTTCCGCTGTCCTTGCCGCCTCAGCAGTCAGCTCGCTGCATCTCGCCTCCAGGCTCGCTTGCGCCTGCTCCTGGCGCGCAGCAGCTTCCGCTGCCCTTGCCGCCTCAGCAGTCAGCTCGCTGCATCTCGCCTCCAGCCTCGCCTGCGCCTGCTCATAGCGCGCAGCAGCTTCCGCTGCCCTTGCCGCCTCAGCAGTCAGCTCGCTGCATCTCGCCTCCAGCCTCGCTTGCGCCTGCTCCTGGCGCGCAGCAGCTTCCGCTGCCCTTGCCGCCTCAGCAGTCAGCTCGCTGCATCTCGCCTCCAGGCTCGCTTGCGCCTGCTCCTGGCGCGCAGCAGCTTCCGCTGACCTTGCCGCCTCAGCAGTCAGCTCGCTGCATCTCGCCTCCAGGCTCGCTTGCGCCTGCTCTTGGCGCGCAGCAGCTTCCGCTGACCTTGCCGCTTCAGCAGTCAGCTCGCTGCATCTCGCCTCCAGGCTCGCTTGTGCCTGCTCATAGCGCGCAGCAGCTTCCGCTGACCTTGCCGCCTCAGCAGTCAGCTCGCTGCATCTCGCCTCCAGGCTCGCTTGCGCCTGCTCATAGCGCGCAGCAGCTTCCGCTGCCCTTGCCGCATCAGCAGTCAGCTCGCTGCATCTCGCTTCCAGCCTCGCTTGCTCCTGCTCATAGCGCGCAGCCACTTCCGCTGCCCTTGCCGCCTCAGCAGTCAGCTCGCTGCATCTTGCTTCCAGGCTTGCCTGAGCGTCTTCATAGCGGGACTCAAACGCAGTAAGCTCTGCCGTGAGCTCCTCACACTGCACACCTAGAACCGACAGCTCCCGCTGCAGCTCTTCCTTGCCCCCTGCTGCGACACGTCGGAGCTCCAAAGTAATCTCCTCGCTGAGGGACGCCAAGCTGATCGAACCGATTTGCAGTTGCGCAGCACCTACACTGCCCGGCGCCAAATGATGGCTCTGCACCGCTTCGGCTGCGACATGGTCGCTGAGCACACTGCCTCTCTTCAGATGGCCGTTATGCACCGAGCCTGCTTCCAGAGCAGCCGATCCGACGCTGCCGGGTGCAAGATGGCGGCTTTGTACAGAAGATTCGGCCAGCTGCTTGGAACCGATGCTGCCCTCCTCTATTTGTTCCGCTCCGACTGAACCGCTTGCCAATCGGCTTCGCTCAACCGCTCCGTCCTGAATATGGGCTGCACCAACAGAGCGAAGCTGCAACTGTGCTTGCCCTACTGCTCCTGGAGCGAGCTTAGCATTAGAAACGCTCTGGTCCGCCAGCTTTTCCAGCGTTACTGCGCCTTCCATTAGCTTCTCCGTCGAAATGGATTCCGGGGCCAGCTTGAGTGAGCTGACCATATAATCAGCCAGGTGGCGAGCCGTAACTGACCGCCCAGCCAACACGCGGCCGTCCACAATTCCGTCTGCCAAATGGTGATTGGCTACCGCTTGCTCCCCAATGGAGCTCGCGCTGATTGATTCCGGCGCGAGATGTGCCGCCTGCACAGCGCCTACTTGCAGCTTTTCGGAGCTGACGCTGCCTTGGGCAAGATGGCGCGTCTGTACCGCTTCATAAGCCAGCTTCGCGGAGCTGACGCTGATATCCGCCAGCTTCTCCGCTGTCACTGCTTGATTCGATAGCTTGCTCGTTGTTACCGAGTCCGCCTGCAGCTTTTCCGAACTTACGCTCTCTTCTCCCAATTGACGACTGCTAACAGCGCCCGGTGAAATATGGCGGCCTTCCACCCCATCCGTCCTCAGCTGCTCACCGCCGACTGCTTCCCCAGCGATAGCCTCTTGGCCGACACTTCCTGCTCCCAGTTCACGGGCGCCTACGGCTCCCTCGACCAGATGTTGAGGCCAGATACTGGCTTCTTCCAAGTGACGCCCCTGCACAGCGCCTGCTTGGATCTGCTCCGAACCGACAGCGCCTGCTTCCAAATGCCGTGATTGAACGACTCCATCCTGCAGCTTCTCAGCCGTTACCGATCCATCCTGCAGCTTTGCTGTAGATACGGCCTGCTCGCCGAGCTTGGCATTGTCGACCGAACCGCTTGCAAGCGCAGATGCACCAATCGATTCCGGTCCATAGAGGCGATATGTCAGGCTTTCATCTGCAAGAAATTCCGCCGTCAGGGAACGCGGTTTGATATGACGAGCCTCTACAGAGCCATCTTGCAGCTTATGGCCAGGGAAGCTGCGATCCGCCAGCTTTTCAGGCGTAATACTGCCATCCCTAATTTTGGAGACTGTTATACTGCCATCTTGCAGCTTACTGCCACCGACAGCACCGTCGGCCAAATGCTCCTCAAATATAGATTCCGAAGCAAGCTTGCTTGAGGTGACGGCGCCCTGCTGAAGCTTGATCGAGCTTACTGAGCCATCAGCAAGTGAAGCCTCGCCAACGGCTTCCTTCGCCAGCTTGCCGGACGTTACGCTCCGAGCGGCCAGCTTTTCAGACAGCACTGATCCATCCGCAAGATCGGACCCGAATATAAGTGGAATGGCGCTTCCCGGTGCGCGCCTCTCCTCCAGCATAGCGACCAGCATTTCGTTCATCTCAGCCGAACTAATCGGTTCAGCCTCACCGCTCGGTTCAACCTGGTCCTGCACTGCGTCCTCCGCAGTTTCTTCTAGTACAGCCCGCTCTTCATCAGTCGGCAGCAGCTCATCTTCAATTTCCAGTACTGCCGGCTCAGGCGGTGCCTCCACCCGGCTTATTCGGATCTTCTCACCGTACTTCATGTCATCAATCCACTGGATTTCCGAGTAAGTGGGGTTTTCCACCTGTAAAATCTTCTTACGGGGCTTCGGCAGCTTGCCCTTCCGGTTGTTTGCCATAGTCCTCTCCTTCGATTCCGACATCATCAGAGCTACTATATGCACGAGGCTAGGCTTTTTTACCGGTTGTGGACAGCCATCTCGACAAAAAAAGTCTGTCCTTCGCCTTAAACGGCAGTCGGACAGGAACATTTTACAAAATAAAAAAAGCCGCCAGAAGATCAATCCTCCTGAAGCCGGCTCATGAATTCCTCTACTGCACTATAGCCCTGTTGCTGCAAATACCAGTTGTTAGCGGCAGCCTCCACTAGGCTGGCCACGTCGCGGCCAGGCTGCAGCTGAATTTGAATATGCGGAATTTTGACACCCATATAATCGGTGTACCTTTCCTCAACTTCAAGATCATTGTTCAGGTCGTTGTCCTGCCATTTGGTCAACTCAATATCAAGCGCGATACGAGTCTCCTCTTGGAAAGCTTTGCGCCCATAAAGCCTTACGACATTGATAAGTCCGATGCTGCGCAGCGCGAGGAACTCTTTCGTTTTGCCGTTATGTGTGCCAAGCAGCGTCCTCGGACTTAGCTTTTTGAGCACGATCACATCATCAGCTACTAGTCGATGGCCCCGTCTGATCAGAGAATGAGCGGTCTCACTTTTACCAGCGCCGGAAGCTCCCCTTAGCAAAATGCCAATGCCTGACACATTCACGCAAACGCCATGGATACCGATATGTTCGGCCAGCTCTTTGACCAGATAAGCATCCATCATCGCCATGAACTCTGCTGTTGACTGACTCGTACGCAGAAGAGGAATTCCTTCCTCCTCACAGTATCGCATCAAGTATTTGAGTCCGTCCTGACCTGCGGTAACAATAAAGCAAGGCGGATGGTATTTGACGATATTGCCAATATGAAGATTGCGCTCCAGCTCCGTCAGTTTAAGCAGATAGGTGATTTCCTTAATACCAAGCACCTGAACCCGCTCCATCGGAAAATAATCAAAATAACCGACAAACTCCAGTCCTGGCCGATGACCTCCCGGCTTGGTCACTTCGCAGTCGAGATTCCTCTCCCCCGCGAGCACCTCCAGCTTGAAATGATCAGCAAGGCGACGAACCGTCATGGTACGTTTGCTCATGTTCAGGAATCTCCCTCCCGTGGATCAACGTGGATCAATCCCTAGCTCATAGGTCAAATAACTCTGTTCAAGCACGTAACCTTGGGACTCATATAGT
This window contains:
- a CDS encoding chemotaxis protein CheX, which encodes MKAEFINPFLESAVMVLEQVVQIKPQTGPVGLKELRGQTGFIWIQIQLIGQVNGEIVFGLSEDSALKIVSAMMGGFEISVLDEMGKSAISELSNMISGNASTRLSNQGVHVDITPPALLQEYQIQLLEARKAITVPVIIDGIGQMDIQVLLAS
- a CDS encoding HRDC domain-containing protein → MQIVFLNSFEKPLGDGRLDNAQLTICEQQGMWSVVWNGSRHGSSESADLWYEGSSWEEMMNAFRHGVAVRMGEGFTPLIDGMLDERPVGNGGFVSLLQCYGELHGDTALYESLRDWRRVKASTDKKSAFLVATNRTLMMISAFVPQTAEELSQIPGWGPGKSASYSAEVLAITVGVLQPRAFPLDWVQESLDPKAYIQWLYKQKENKYKNRLDRQQSSRMILEGIQSEKTLEQLQADTGLARRELMERIEQLDQEGYDLEPLIARELEGVPQEELLRIREAMRSDGDKYLKPILQKVYGTEPVAGMKVELIYDRLRLVRMRSRREGTADNQEAM
- a CDS encoding Uncharacterized membrane-anchored protein YjiN, DUF445 family, with amino-acid sequence MKTRYAAGASLAVMAAGFAVTTAFMNDERLALQLLQGGFEAGVVGGIADWFAVTALFRHPLGLKIPHTNLIVKNKPKLINSLVSSLETELLNKESISARLRKLNLIQGAGQLIVRQLAKRSNREAVLTALQAVVERLPLDKLAGSLLQGAAGYARRADLKLGVEKVATTLIREKLDEKALDYVLDQAVDWIAKPSTGKMLGEMAQSKLQELQVGGFMGFAVQAFAGFMNEDKMGAMLQHMLLSGVKDLTTPGSRQRDELLLQLRSRLLGLAEDEESLDKAKEWAASKLEAPEVGEFASAKALELQRKLLDWLEKDKQQGGKLVVAAVRAVSDRLSKEEELVRHWEDRLSAMVVQVIEKNHYRIGLLVRENLNKLDDKDLVDMLETKVGSDLQWIRVNGAVCGFLIGIVLTLFSWI
- a CDS encoding Hpr(Ser) kinase/phosphatase → MSKRTMTVRRLADHFKLEVLAGERNLDCEVTKPGGHRPGLEFVGYFDYFPMERVQVLGIKEITYLLKLTELERNLHIGNIVKYHPPCFIVTAGQDGLKYLMRYCEEEGIPLLRTSQSTAEFMAMMDAYLVKELAEHIGIHGVCVNVSGIGILLRGASGAGKSETAHSLIRRGHRLVADDVIVLKKLSPRTLLGTHNGKTKEFLALRSIGLINVVRLYGRKAFQEETRIALDIELTKWQDNDLNNDLEVEERYTDYMGVKIPHIQIQLQPGRDVASLVEAAANNWYLQQQGYSAVEEFMSRLQED